The proteins below are encoded in one region of Enhydrobacter sp.:
- a CDS encoding aldo/keto reductase, whose product MEKRKLGKSGIEIAPIAFGGNVFGWTADEATSHRLLDAFVDAGFSFVDTADVYSRWAPGNKGGESETVIGSWLKKDKSKRDRIVLATKCGMGLPSRALSRSHIVESVDASLKRLNTDRIDLFQSHKDDKDTPQEETLSTYAELIKAGKIRAIGASNFEAPRLAEAARIAGEKGLPRYESLQPHYNLMERGLFEGALENECLKEGIGVIPYYSLASGFLSGKYRSDADLAKSKRGAGVKKYLNDKGFAVLKALDGAAKKHNASNTQVALAWLMQRKSITAPIVSATSLAQLEDLIAAPRVELDAESVAAIDKASAPG is encoded by the coding sequence ATGGAAAAGCGCAAGCTCGGCAAGTCGGGCATCGAGATCGCGCCCATCGCCTTCGGCGGCAACGTGTTCGGCTGGACCGCCGATGAGGCGACGTCGCACCGGCTGCTCGACGCCTTCGTCGATGCGGGCTTCTCCTTCGTCGATACCGCCGACGTCTACTCGCGCTGGGCGCCCGGCAACAAGGGCGGCGAATCGGAGACGGTGATCGGAAGCTGGCTCAAAAAGGACAAGAGCAAACGCGACAGGATCGTGCTTGCCACCAAATGCGGCATGGGCCTGCCCTCGCGGGCGCTGTCGCGCAGTCACATCGTGGAGTCGGTCGACGCCTCGCTGAAGCGGTTGAACACCGACCGCATCGACCTCTTCCAGTCGCACAAGGACGACAAGGATACGCCGCAGGAGGAGACGCTCTCCACCTACGCCGAGCTGATCAAGGCGGGCAAGATCCGCGCCATCGGCGCCTCCAACTTCGAGGCGCCGCGGCTTGCCGAGGCGGCGAGGATCGCCGGGGAGAAGGGCCTGCCGCGCTACGAGAGCCTGCAGCCGCACTACAACCTGATGGAGCGCGGCCTGTTCGAGGGCGCGCTGGAGAACGAGTGCCTGAAGGAGGGGATCGGAGTCATCCCGTACTACTCGCTGGCCAGCGGCTTCCTGTCGGGCAAGTATCGGTCGGACGCCGATCTCGCCAAGAGCAAGCGCGGCGCCGGCGTGAAGAAATACCTGAACGACAAGGGCTTCGCTGTGCTGAAGGCGCTCGACGGGGCGGCCAAGAAGCACAATGCCAGCAACACGCAGGTGGCGCTCGCCTGGCTGATGCAGCGCAAATCGATCACCGCGCCGATCGTGAGCGCGACCAGCCTCGCCCAGCTCGAGGACCTGATCGCGGCGCCCCGCGTCGAGCTCGACGCCGAGTCGGTCGCGGCCATCGACAAGGCGAGCGCGCCAGGCTGA
- a CDS encoding mechanosensitive ion channel domain-containing protein, translating into MIAGAAALFAAGPAGTACAQVSKAFSTNGTLGTFLTQLSDRLDHTIQHIPKLGRYLLALPQQFDLPTTLLLIGIVVGGLAAEFVVRQVLQRLRHRGFARHSTESPLRAFLHGALLDAVAFLALVVAARYIAGQVGAPDTVPGKVAHQVLVALLYWRGFNFVFRTWLHPDAPEGRIAPVDDATARRLLVGLNVVILLPMLARHIVQFMAVTQAGSNVISTAVVLYVPVFGAALIYAIWHWRRDMAAWLAGMVQEKDLFRALKLAMAKEWWVAGVVFYAVSGSAAVYAAITERAAAMHGLAGVESMLILLLLLETLVHRRTRHLPTEVPTVGEVLAACLRLAVRLLVIVVAVQGILIDALGMMSPEDWEPHERAIKLAAVTTFLIYTLWRFVKFRMDRYIADNPLPSAGFGGDAADNGDLPPAASRLRTIMPVLRVTAGVAILILGGLLVLSELGINITPLIAGASVLGLAVSFGSQSLVRDIVSGIFFLAEDSFRVGEYIDASKVKGTVEGFSIRSIRLRHQNGQLHIVPFGQLLHVTNFSRDWTTVKFNLAFTINTDVELLRKTVKKIGLEMMSEPQFQKELLQPLKMQGIVDIKDASLIVRFKFTARPKNPSLIQRTAIRRMFEALPKLGIEFARPPYAALGFGGLDPAARAAAQ; encoded by the coding sequence GTGATAGCGGGCGCCGCGGCCCTCTTCGCGGCCGGGCCGGCGGGGACTGCTTGCGCGCAGGTCAGCAAGGCGTTCAGCACCAACGGGACGCTGGGGACGTTCCTCACCCAGTTGTCGGACCGGCTCGACCATACGATCCAGCACATCCCCAAGCTCGGCCGTTACCTGCTCGCCCTGCCGCAGCAGTTCGACCTGCCCACCACGCTGCTGCTGATCGGCATCGTGGTCGGCGGCCTGGCGGCGGAATTCGTCGTCCGTCAGGTCCTGCAGCGGCTGCGCCACCGCGGCTTTGCCCGCCATTCGACCGAATCGCCCCTGCGGGCGTTCCTGCACGGCGCTTTGCTCGACGCGGTCGCGTTCCTCGCCCTGGTGGTGGCGGCGCGCTACATCGCGGGCCAGGTCGGCGCTCCCGACACGGTGCCGGGCAAGGTCGCCCATCAGGTCCTGGTCGCGCTGCTCTATTGGCGCGGCTTCAATTTCGTGTTCCGGACCTGGCTGCATCCGGACGCGCCGGAGGGCCGCATCGCCCCGGTCGACGACGCAACGGCGCGCCGCCTGCTGGTCGGCCTGAACGTGGTGATCCTCCTGCCCATGCTGGCCCGCCACATCGTGCAGTTCATGGCCGTGACCCAGGCCGGCTCGAACGTGATCTCGACCGCGGTGGTCCTCTACGTCCCGGTCTTCGGCGCGGCCCTGATCTACGCCATCTGGCATTGGCGCCGCGACATGGCGGCCTGGTTGGCGGGAATGGTGCAGGAGAAGGACCTGTTCCGGGCGCTGAAGCTCGCGATGGCGAAAGAGTGGTGGGTCGCGGGCGTCGTCTTTTACGCGGTATCGGGATCGGCCGCGGTCTATGCGGCGATCACCGAGCGGGCGGCCGCCATGCACGGCCTCGCCGGCGTCGAGTCGATGCTGATCCTTCTGCTGCTGCTGGAGACACTCGTCCATCGTCGCACGCGCCATCTGCCGACGGAGGTGCCGACGGTGGGCGAGGTGCTGGCGGCCTGCCTGCGGCTGGCGGTGCGGCTGCTGGTGATCGTCGTCGCCGTGCAGGGCATCCTGATCGACGCCCTCGGCATGATGTCGCCCGAGGACTGGGAGCCGCACGAGCGGGCGATCAAGCTCGCGGCGGTCACGACCTTCCTGATCTATACGCTGTGGCGGTTCGTGAAATTCCGCATGGACCGCTACATCGCCGACAATCCGCTGCCGTCGGCGGGCTTCGGCGGCGATGCGGCCGACAACGGCGACCTGCCGCCGGCGGCGTCGCGGCTGCGCACCATCATGCCGGTCCTGCGCGTGACCGCCGGCGTCGCGATCCTGATCCTGGGCGGCCTGCTGGTGCTGTCCGAGCTCGGCATCAACATCACGCCGCTGATCGCCGGCGCCTCGGTTCTGGGGCTCGCCGTGTCGTTCGGCAGCCAGTCGCTGGTGCGCGACATCGTTTCCGGCATCTTCTTCCTGGCCGAGGATTCCTTCCGCGTCGGCGAGTATATCGATGCCTCGAAGGTCAAGGGCACGGTCGAGGGCTTCTCGATCCGCTCCATCCGGCTGCGCCACCAGAACGGCCAGCTTCACATCGTGCCGTTCGGCCAGCTTCTTCACGTCACCAACTTCAGCCGCGACTGGACGACGGTGAAGTTCAACCTTGCCTTTACGATCAACACCGACGTCGAGCTGCTGCGCAAGACGGTGAAGAAGATCGGGCTCGAGATGATGAGCGAGCCGCAGTTCCAGAAGGAGCTGCTGCAGCCGCTCAAGATGCAGGGCATCGTCGACATCAAGGACGCCTCTCTGATCGTGCGCTTCAAGTTCACGGCCAGGCCGAAGAATCCCAGCCTGATCCAGCGCACCGCCATCCGCCGCATGTTCGAGGCGCTGCCCAAGCTCGGCATCGAGTTCGCACGGCCGCCCTACGCCGCCTTGGGGTTCGGCGGGCTGGATCCCGCCGCCCGCGCCGCCGCGCAGTAG